Proteins from one Bradyrhizobium amphicarpaeae genomic window:
- a CDS encoding ABC transporter substrate-binding protein: MSKCSVGLLALSSLFLSTAAFAQEKIKVGVTATLEGTYTVLGEDGMRGHQTALNVLGKKVGDKELEFIVASTDATPDSAVRAVRKLIEQDKVQILLSPLSGDEGIAVKNFAKTHPELTFINAASGAQETTYVDPAPNFFRYNMDGAQWQVGLGKYAFEEKKYRKIATVGEDYSFIYTQVFGLVLEFCGAGGQVTNRQWVPLGTKDFASVIAALPDDVDAIYLGLGGADAVNFLNQYQQAGGKAHLMGGSIMIDQTILSSKGNAKNALVGTIAASGQADTWEDPGWQKFVKAYQDAFPPNKRFPSPSLLATNYYGSTMALILALRAVNGDLSNNQAKYKEALAKIEIDAPNGKIKLDANRQAIGTNFVTEVVDDGKGALFSKVVKVIPNVNQTLGYDPAVFSKIGLPSRTVPECKKY; encoded by the coding sequence ATGTCGAAATGCAGTGTGGGACTGCTCGCGCTGAGCAGCTTGTTTCTTTCAACCGCCGCGTTCGCCCAGGAGAAGATCAAGGTGGGCGTGACCGCCACCCTCGAAGGCACCTACACGGTGCTCGGCGAGGACGGCATGCGCGGCCACCAGACGGCGCTCAACGTCCTCGGCAAGAAGGTCGGCGACAAGGAGCTCGAGTTCATCGTCGCCTCGACCGACGCAACGCCGGATAGCGCAGTGCGCGCCGTGCGCAAGCTGATCGAGCAGGACAAGGTGCAGATCCTGCTCTCGCCGCTCTCCGGCGACGAGGGCATCGCCGTCAAGAATTTCGCGAAAACCCATCCCGAGCTGACCTTCATCAACGCGGCCTCAGGCGCGCAGGAAACGACCTATGTCGATCCTGCCCCGAACTTCTTCCGCTACAACATGGACGGCGCGCAGTGGCAGGTCGGCCTCGGCAAATACGCCTTTGAGGAAAAGAAGTATCGCAAGATCGCAACCGTCGGCGAGGACTATTCCTTCATTTACACCCAGGTGTTCGGCCTCGTGCTCGAGTTCTGCGGCGCCGGCGGACAGGTCACCAACCGGCAATGGGTGCCGCTCGGCACCAAGGACTTTGCCTCGGTCATCGCGGCACTGCCCGACGACGTCGACGCGATCTATCTCGGGCTCGGCGGCGCCGACGCCGTCAACTTCCTCAACCAGTATCAGCAGGCCGGTGGCAAGGCGCATCTGATGGGCGGCTCCATCATGATCGACCAGACCATCCTGTCGTCGAAGGGCAACGCCAAGAACGCCCTGGTCGGCACCATTGCGGCGAGCGGCCAGGCCGACACCTGGGAGGATCCGGGCTGGCAGAAATTCGTCAAGGCCTATCAAGACGCCTTCCCGCCCAACAAGCGATTCCCCAGCCCGTCGCTGCTCGCCACCAACTATTACGGCTCGACCATGGCGCTGATCCTGGCGCTGCGCGCGGTCAATGGCGATCTCTCCAACAACCAGGCCAAGTACAAGGAAGCCCTCGCCAAGATCGAGATCGACGCGCCGAACGGCAAGATCAAGCTCGATGCCAACCGCCAGGCGATCGGCACCAACTTCGTCACCGAAGTGGTCGATGACGGCAAGGGCGCGCTGTTCAGCAAGGTCGTGAAGGTGATCCCGAACGTCAACCAGACGCTCGGCTACGACCCGGCCGTTTTCTCCAAGATCGGGTTGCCGAGCCGCACCGTTCCGGAATGTAAGAAATACTGA
- a CDS encoding molybdopterin guanine dinucleotide-containing S/N-oxide reductase, whose protein sequence is MDDTIGFPDPGLDLSDGFKPHTSHWGVFSARQSAAGLEVRAYAGDPDPNGIIDNFPGALRHQARIAQPAIRRGWLERGPGPDDRRGRDEFVSVSWEKALDLLGDELSRIRDTRGPGAVFGGSYGWSSAGRFHHAQSQVHRFLNIAMGGYVRSVNSYSSGASSVLLPQILAGYEDITKRNVTWDQIAGHTDIVLAFGGMALKNSSVAGGSISKHVERGAMAAARKRGCEFILVSPLREDLPVEAGAEWMTCVPGTDTALMLGLVHTLVSEGLHDQAFLDRYTEGWPVFLRYLTGESDGQPKHAEWAAAISRVDVDTIRNLARRLAGKRALITVSHSLQRAEHGEQPVWMGMVLAAALGQIGLPGGGYAYSLGAIGYYGRRVNDVPGPTLGQGRNGVADFIPVARIADMLLKPGSTYRYNGETRTYPDIRMVYWAGGNPFHHHQDINRLRKAFAQLDTFVVHDLAWTATARHADIVLPATMTLEREDIGYSSNDPLMVAMHQVAEPFGLARDDYDIFADLAERLGAREPFTEGRTSRQWLEHLYEPTRASLARRGLEAPGFDEFWARGSLVVPQQPDDGGRLRRFREDPVDHALPTPSGRIEIFSAKIAAHNDADCPGHPVWLDKTDTPRPGAPCFLVANQPVTRLHSQLDFGGHSLGAKHRGREVARMNPVDANARGIADGDIIRLFNDRGACLAAVHVTDGIAPGVIQLPTGAWYDPMDPEEEAPLCVHGNPNVLTRDVGTSSFAQGCTGQLTVVEVEKFTGNLPPIRAFDPV, encoded by the coding sequence ATGGACGATACGATTGGCTTCCCCGATCCCGGTCTCGACCTCTCGGATGGCTTCAAACCGCACACCTCGCACTGGGGCGTGTTTTCCGCACGTCAGAGCGCGGCCGGGCTGGAGGTCAGGGCCTATGCGGGCGATCCCGATCCGAACGGCATCATCGACAATTTCCCCGGCGCCTTGCGCCACCAGGCGCGTATCGCCCAGCCGGCCATCCGCCGTGGCTGGCTCGAGCGCGGGCCGGGCCCCGACGATCGCCGCGGCCGTGACGAATTCGTCTCGGTGAGCTGGGAGAAGGCGCTCGATCTCCTCGGCGACGAGCTGTCGCGCATCCGCGATACGCGCGGGCCTGGCGCCGTGTTCGGCGGCTCCTACGGCTGGTCGAGCGCTGGCCGCTTCCATCATGCCCAGAGCCAGGTGCATCGCTTCCTCAACATCGCGATGGGCGGCTATGTGCGCTCGGTCAATTCCTATTCCTCGGGCGCATCGTCGGTGCTACTGCCGCAAATCCTTGCCGGCTATGAGGATATCACCAAGCGCAACGTTACCTGGGACCAGATCGCCGGTCACACCGACATTGTGCTCGCCTTCGGCGGCATGGCGCTGAAGAACTCCAGTGTGGCCGGCGGCTCGATCAGCAAGCATGTCGAGCGCGGCGCCATGGCGGCGGCCCGCAAGCGCGGCTGCGAATTCATCCTGGTCAGCCCGCTCCGCGAAGACCTGCCCGTCGAGGCCGGTGCGGAGTGGATGACCTGCGTGCCGGGCACCGACACCGCCTTGATGCTCGGCCTCGTCCACACGCTGGTCAGCGAAGGCCTGCATGACCAGGCTTTCCTCGATCGTTACACCGAGGGATGGCCCGTCTTCCTGCGCTATCTCACCGGCGAGAGCGATGGCCAGCCCAAGCACGCCGAATGGGCCGCCGCGATCTCTCGGGTCGATGTGGACACGATCCGCAACCTCGCGCGCCGGCTCGCCGGAAAGCGCGCGCTGATCACCGTCTCGCATTCGCTGCAGCGCGCCGAGCATGGTGAGCAGCCGGTGTGGATGGGCATGGTTCTGGCGGCAGCGCTCGGCCAGATCGGCCTTCCCGGCGGCGGCTATGCCTATTCACTCGGGGCGATCGGCTATTACGGCCGCCGCGTCAACGACGTGCCGGGACCGACGCTGGGACAGGGCCGCAACGGCGTCGCCGATTTCATTCCCGTGGCGCGCATCGCCGACATGCTGCTCAAGCCGGGCAGTACCTATCGCTACAACGGCGAGACGCGAACCTATCCGGACATCCGCATGGTCTACTGGGCCGGCGGCAATCCCTTCCATCACCACCAGGACATCAACCGCCTCCGCAAGGCCTTTGCGCAACTCGATACGTTCGTCGTGCACGATCTGGCCTGGACCGCCACCGCCCGTCATGCCGACATCGTGCTGCCTGCGACGATGACGCTCGAGCGCGAGGACATCGGCTATTCCAGCAACGACCCTCTCATGGTCGCCATGCATCAGGTCGCCGAGCCGTTTGGGCTTGCGCGCGACGACTACGACATCTTTGCCGATCTCGCCGAGCGTCTCGGCGCCCGCGAACCCTTCACGGAAGGGCGTACCTCGCGGCAGTGGCTCGAGCATCTCTACGAGCCGACCCGCGCCTCGCTCGCCAGGCGCGGCCTGGAGGCTCCAGGCTTCGACGAGTTTTGGGCGCGCGGCAGCCTGGTCGTGCCGCAGCAGCCCGATGACGGCGGTCGGCTGCGCCGCTTCCGCGAGGATCCCGTCGATCACGCGCTGCCGACGCCGAGCGGGCGCATCGAGATATTTTCGGCCAAGATCGCAGCGCATAACGATGCGGATTGTCCGGGACATCCGGTCTGGCTCGACAAGACCGACACGCCCAGGCCTGGGGCGCCGTGCTTCCTCGTCGCCAACCAGCCGGTGACGCGCCTGCACAGCCAGCTCGATTTCGGCGGGCATTCGCTTGGCGCGAAACATCGCGGCCGCGAGGTCGCGCGGATGAACCCGGTTGATGCGAATGCGCGCGGCATCGCGGACGGCGACATCATCCGCCTGTTCAACGATCGCGGGGCGTGCCTTGCCGCGGTCCACGTCACCGATGGCATCGCGCCCGGTGTCATCCAGCTTCCGACCGGCGCCTGGTACGATCCGATGGATCCCGAAGAGGAGGCGCCGCTGTGCGTTCACGGCAATCCGAACGTGCTCACCCGCGACGTCGGAACCTCGTCGTTCGCCCAGGGCTGCACCGGGCAGCTGACGGTGGTCGAGGTGGAGAAGTTCACCGGCAATCTGCCGCCGATCCGCGCGTTCGATCCGGTGTAG
- a CDS encoding helix-turn-helix domain-containing protein, with protein sequence MSNNLHAAHAWIGLPAGARDHEVLRPAQVIARESRWRQIDPAPDGASEDVTISRWEDSRSSSSHETTTPDDRYFIGIALKTTRAKLTRDRQIIFDGTMPAGTLYVTAPSKSLGVQFQSPCAFLHVHISTDHLPAHVVAADGLNDLVLLRDPLAAELAKALIEQSDAADRRFTQCIGQTLAMHLTRMELPRVRVNALPKWRLRRVEQYIADHFHRCISLSELANVAGLSRMHFAAQFRAATGYRPREYLLNHRTEQAKTLLATTERPLAEIALAVGFSTQAHFSTVFKRISGESPARWRLANRDERLEVEALPRRRRSPEIGWIASAAA encoded by the coding sequence ATGTCGAACAATTTGCACGCGGCACATGCCTGGATCGGTCTTCCGGCCGGCGCGCGGGATCACGAGGTTCTTCGCCCGGCGCAGGTCATCGCCCGGGAGAGCCGATGGCGCCAGATCGATCCCGCACCGGACGGCGCGAGCGAGGACGTCACCATCTCGCGATGGGAGGACTCGCGGAGCAGTTCGTCGCACGAAACGACCACGCCGGACGATCGCTATTTCATCGGCATCGCCCTGAAGACCACGCGCGCGAAGCTGACACGGGACCGCCAGATCATTTTCGACGGCACGATGCCTGCGGGGACGCTCTATGTCACTGCTCCGTCGAAGTCTCTCGGCGTGCAATTCCAGTCGCCATGCGCCTTCCTGCACGTCCACATCTCCACGGATCATCTTCCCGCGCATGTCGTTGCGGCCGACGGGCTCAATGACCTCGTGCTGTTGCGCGATCCACTCGCCGCCGAGCTTGCCAAGGCGCTGATCGAGCAGAGCGATGCCGCAGACCGGCGTTTTACGCAGTGCATCGGCCAGACGCTCGCGATGCATCTCACCCGGATGGAATTGCCGCGCGTCAGGGTGAATGCCTTGCCGAAATGGCGGCTGCGGCGTGTCGAGCAATATATCGCAGATCATTTCCACCGCTGCATCAGCCTGTCCGAACTCGCCAACGTTGCCGGCCTGTCCCGGATGCATTTTGCGGCGCAATTCCGCGCCGCGACCGGTTACCGTCCCCGCGAATATCTGCTCAACCACCGGACCGAGCAGGCGAAGACGCTGCTCGCAACCACCGAGCGGCCATTGGCCGAGATCGCGCTTGCCGTGGGCTTCAGCACGCAGGCGCATTTTTCGACCGTGTTCAAGCGCATCAGCGGGGAATCGCCGGCACGCTGGCGGCTCGCCAATAGGGATGAGCGGCTCGAGGTCGAAGCGCTGCCGCGGCGGCGGCGTTCCCCGGAGATCGGTTGGATCGCCAGTGCCGCAGCGTAG
- a CDS encoding helix-turn-helix transcriptional regulator, with amino-acid sequence MSRALAVFHGRFGRATVYQLNRPFNIHAHREGHLIFHVGGMPACIDVSDGHHDLDETSVVAINPWEPHNFLPADLDGGAIFFVLYVNAEWFAPDASGTHRMRFGRTQIRRTPALDKHIRRTAALVCGAPSLSSLDSELRRLIDICYDESWQQAEIARDPRANGSVTDFRVRKCIKMMSESPGAEIELDTIARESGLSRPHFYRLFRVQTGVTPNLYLNTLIMEQALEALVASEAPIADIGFDLGFSSQSGFTRFFAANVGMAPTDYRRAAKILRA; translated from the coding sequence ATGAGCCGTGCGCTCGCCGTCTTCCATGGCCGGTTTGGCCGGGCGACGGTTTATCAGTTGAACCGCCCTTTCAATATCCACGCCCATCGTGAAGGTCATCTGATCTTCCATGTCGGCGGCATGCCCGCATGCATCGACGTCTCCGACGGACACCACGATCTCGACGAGACGTCCGTTGTCGCGATCAATCCCTGGGAGCCGCACAATTTCCTGCCCGCCGATCTCGACGGCGGCGCGATCTTCTTCGTGCTCTATGTCAACGCCGAATGGTTTGCGCCGGATGCCTCGGGCACCCACCGGATGCGTTTCGGCCGCACCCAGATCCGGCGCACGCCGGCGCTGGACAAGCATATCAGGCGGACCGCCGCGCTCGTGTGCGGCGCACCATCGCTCTCCAGCCTGGATTCCGAACTGCGGCGGCTGATCGACATCTGCTACGACGAAAGCTGGCAGCAGGCCGAGATCGCGCGTGATCCTCGGGCAAACGGCTCCGTCACCGATTTTCGCGTGCGCAAGTGCATCAAGATGATGTCGGAAAGTCCCGGCGCCGAGATCGAGCTCGACACCATCGCGCGAGAATCCGGCCTGTCGCGGCCGCATTTCTACCGGTTGTTTCGCGTCCAGACCGGCGTGACCCCGAACCTCTATCTGAACACGCTGATCATGGAACAGGCGCTGGAAGCGCTGGTGGCGAGCGAGGCGCCGATCGCCGATATCGGCTTTGATCTCGGCTTTTCCTCGCAGAGCGGCTTCACCCGCTTCTTCGCCGCCAATGTCGGGATGGCGCCGACCGATTATCGTCGCGCAGCCAAGATTTTGCGCGCCTGA
- a CDS encoding ABC transporter ATP-binding protein, protein MDSVAQRLSAVGAGAALELRGVTRLFGALAALTDVTITVRPGERRAVLGSNGAGKTTLFNCITGDFPPSSGTIRFFGEDVTHFPPYERIRRGLRRTYQISALFPGLTVQDNVYLACRGVSRGRFSFLRPGQNDALMHAADNLVQAVHLSAVKDQRVAELAHGQQRQLEIALALAGAPRFVLFDEPAAGLSPTERAELIEILTSLPPHIGYIIIEHDMDVALRVVESVTMMHNGRIFKEGLPEEIQSDPEVQELYLGGGHE, encoded by the coding sequence ATGGATAGCGTCGCCCAACGCCTTTCGGCCGTCGGCGCCGGCGCCGCATTGGAGCTGCGCGGCGTGACGCGGCTGTTCGGCGCGCTCGCCGCGCTCACCGACGTCACCATCACCGTGCGTCCCGGCGAACGCCGCGCCGTGCTCGGCTCCAACGGCGCCGGCAAGACCACGCTGTTCAACTGCATCACCGGCGACTTCCCGCCCTCCTCCGGCACGATCCGCTTCTTCGGCGAGGACGTCACGCACTTCCCGCCCTATGAACGCATCCGCCGCGGGCTGCGCCGGACCTACCAGATCTCCGCGCTGTTTCCCGGCCTCACCGTGCAGGACAACGTCTATCTCGCCTGCCGCGGCGTCTCGCGCGGTCGCTTCTCGTTCCTGCGTCCGGGACAGAACGATGCCCTGATGCACGCGGCCGACAATCTCGTCCAGGCGGTGCATCTGTCCGCCGTGAAGGATCAGCGCGTGGCCGAACTCGCTCACGGCCAGCAGCGCCAGCTCGAGATCGCGCTCGCACTCGCCGGCGCGCCGCGCTTCGTGCTGTTCGACGAGCCGGCCGCGGGCCTGTCGCCGACCGAGCGCGCCGAGCTGATCGAGATCCTGACCTCGCTGCCGCCCCATATCGGCTACATCATCATCGAGCACGACATGGACGTGGCCTTGCGCGTGGTCGAGAGCGTCACGATGATGCACAACGGCCGCATCTTCAAGGAGGGCCTGCCGGAAGAGATCCAGTCCGATCCGGAGGTGCAGGAGCTTTACCTCGGAGGCGGCCATGAATGA
- a CDS encoding branched-chain amino acid ABC transporter permease, with protein MSRFVERHPAWALISIIAIAVGLWLVFAIWPPGLEEAIGRKRVFLNAVFNGITLGGLYFLVASGFTLIFGLMRNVNLAHGSLYLFGGYVGYAVSTATGSWILSFIVAFILTALVGVLLQLIVFRRMEGQDLRQTMVTIGLSIVFADLMLWACGGDFYQIQTPNWLIGPVDLPLVTAIKSSGEPVYLRYPMVRLVIFAASVVIGVAMWLALNRTRIGMIVRAGVDDRDILAATGVRIQLVFVLVFAFGAGLAGIAGVVGGTFQSLSPGEDIRFLLASLVVVIVGGMGSIAGAALGALIIGLAEQLGSVYIPTYAIVVTFLIMVLVLAIRPQGLLARR; from the coding sequence ATGAGCCGCTTTGTCGAACGCCATCCGGCCTGGGCGCTGATCTCGATCATCGCCATTGCCGTCGGGCTGTGGCTGGTCTTCGCGATCTGGCCGCCGGGCCTCGAAGAAGCCATCGGCCGCAAGCGCGTCTTCCTCAACGCGGTCTTCAACGGCATCACGCTCGGAGGCCTCTACTTCCTCGTCGCCAGCGGCTTCACGCTGATCTTCGGCCTGATGCGCAACGTCAACCTCGCGCACGGCTCGCTCTATCTGTTCGGCGGCTATGTCGGCTACGCCGTCAGCACGGCGACCGGTTCCTGGATCCTCAGCTTCATCGTCGCTTTCATCCTCACCGCGCTGGTCGGCGTCCTGCTTCAGCTGATCGTATTCCGCAGGATGGAGGGACAGGATCTCAGGCAGACCATGGTGACGATCGGCCTGTCGATCGTGTTCGCCGATCTCATGCTGTGGGCCTGCGGCGGCGACTTCTACCAGATCCAGACTCCGAACTGGCTGATCGGCCCCGTGGACCTGCCGCTGGTCACGGCGATCAAGTCCTCGGGCGAACCGGTCTATCTCAGATATCCGATGGTCCGGCTCGTGATCTTCGCCGCGTCCGTGGTCATCGGTGTTGCGATGTGGCTTGCTCTCAACCGCACCCGGATCGGCATGATCGTTCGCGCCGGCGTCGATGATCGCGATATCCTCGCGGCGACCGGGGTGCGCATCCAGCTCGTCTTCGTGCTGGTGTTCGCGTTCGGCGCGGGACTTGCGGGCATCGCCGGCGTCGTCGGCGGCACCTTCCAATCCCTGTCGCCAGGCGAAGACATCCGCTTCCTCCTCGCCTCCCTCGTCGTCGTGATCGTGGGTGGCATGGGCTCGATCGCCGGCGCGGCGCTCGGCGCGCTGATCATCGGCCTCGCCGAGCAGCTCGGCTCGGTTTACATCCCGACCTATGCCATCGTCGTGACCTTCCTGATCATGGTGCTGGTGCTGGCGATCCGGCCGCAAGGCCTGTTGGCGAGGCGCTGA
- a CDS encoding ferritin-like domain-containing protein produces the protein MGFFTKDIKTMEDLLLHGLQDIYYAEQQILKALPKMIDKATNRDLVTGLKAHLDETNKQVERLGKVFAKLGKEPSGTQCPAIDGIIKEADETAGEIEDKAVLDAAIVANAQAVEHYEMCRYGTLIAWAEELGHDDIVRFLTTNLNEEKAANTKLNTVALRKGVNAKASNAA, from the coding sequence ATGGGTTTCTTCACCAAGGACATCAAAACGATGGAAGACCTGCTGCTGCACGGGCTGCAGGACATCTATTACGCGGAGCAGCAGATCCTGAAGGCGCTGCCGAAGATGATCGACAAGGCGACCAACAGGGATCTCGTCACCGGGCTGAAAGCCCATCTGGACGAGACCAACAAGCAGGTCGAGCGGCTCGGCAAGGTGTTTGCCAAGCTCGGCAAGGAGCCCAGCGGCACGCAATGTCCCGCCATCGACGGCATCATCAAGGAGGCCGACGAGACCGCCGGCGAGATCGAGGACAAGGCCGTGCTCGACGCTGCGATCGTGGCCAACGCGCAGGCGGTGGAGCACTACGAGATGTGCCGCTACGGCACGCTGATCGCATGGGCGGAAGAGCTCGGCCACGACGACATCGTGCGCTTTCTCACGACCAATCTGAACGAAGAGAAGGCCGCCAACACCAAGCTGAACACGGTGGCTCTTCGCAAGGGCGTCAACGCCAAGGCCAGCAACGCGGCCTGA
- a CDS encoding branched-chain amino acid ABC transporter permease: MSLAHDSRITVRPAALAQRPARIWPEINHPAAWIVAVILLIMPLIANGFFLIEIFASTLILGTMALSLMFLAGYGGMVSLMQLTIAGFSAYMVAVFGVSGNANISLGWPWWLAVPMALALATAFGTLGGALAVRTEGIYTIMITLAIGAAFYYFTNQNWAIFNGHTGINTVATPHFWGVNWRADIPFYYIVLAVAALCYFAVEYLSRAPFGLALQGVRDNPRRMAALGFNVNAHRVAAYAFASFIAALAGVLQVWNYRQISPGSVSVGACIDVLIIAVVGGITRPIGPFIGALIFVLLRTFALDFLVRIGLDGNRFRLLIGLGFLAIVFWSSDGVIGLWQRWRQRGSASRSGGGHRHG, translated from the coding sequence ATGTCGCTCGCCCACGATAGCCGCATCACCGTACGGCCCGCCGCATTGGCGCAGCGCCCGGCGCGCATCTGGCCTGAGATCAACCATCCCGCGGCCTGGATCGTCGCGGTCATTCTCCTGATCATGCCGCTGATCGCCAACGGCTTCTTCCTGATCGAGATCTTCGCGTCCACCCTGATCCTCGGCACCATGGCGCTGAGCCTGATGTTCCTCGCCGGCTATGGCGGCATGGTCAGCCTGATGCAGCTCACCATCGCGGGCTTCTCGGCCTACATGGTCGCCGTGTTCGGGGTCAGCGGCAACGCCAATATCAGCCTGGGCTGGCCGTGGTGGCTCGCGGTGCCCATGGCGCTGGCGTTGGCGACCGCCTTCGGCACGCTCGGCGGCGCGCTCGCGGTACGCACCGAAGGCATCTACACCATCATGATCACGCTGGCGATCGGCGCTGCCTTCTACTATTTCACCAACCAGAACTGGGCGATCTTCAACGGCCATACCGGCATCAACACCGTGGCCACGCCGCACTTCTGGGGCGTCAACTGGCGTGCCGACATTCCCTTCTATTACATCGTGCTCGCGGTCGCGGCGCTCTGCTATTTTGCGGTCGAATATCTCTCGCGCGCGCCGTTCGGCCTTGCACTGCAGGGCGTGCGCGACAATCCCAGGCGCATGGCGGCGCTGGGCTTCAACGTCAACGCGCACCGCGTCGCCGCCTATGCCTTCGCCTCCTTCATCGCGGCGCTCGCCGGCGTTCTCCAGGTCTGGAACTACCGCCAGATCTCGCCGGGCTCCGTCAGCGTCGGCGCCTGCATCGACGTGCTGATCATCGCCGTCGTCGGCGGCATCACGCGCCCGATCGGACCCTTCATCGGCGCGCTGATCTTCGTGCTGCTGCGCACCTTCGCGCTCGATTTCCTGGTCAGGATCGGTCTCGACGGCAACCGTTTCCGGCTGCTGATCGGGCTCGGCTTCCTCGCCATCGTATTCTGGTCCTCGGACGGCGTCATCGGGCTGTGGCAGCGCTGGCGCCAGCGCGGCAGCGCCAGCCGTTCCGGTGGAGGGCATCGCCATGGATAG